The genomic region ATCTCAAACCCAGTAATCTCTCTGTTCTTTTCTTGAACAATTACCTGAACTTGGATTTGCTTTTCTGTAATCTGCATTTGATTTTCAAATATGCCTTCCCAGATGCGGGCTTCGTTATATTGGATCAAACAATTGTACAGATGGGTCAATTATTTTTTCGAGCAACAATCTCGAACTATTGGCACCATTCTCAGACCATTAATCTATTGAAGGGGAAACATTTATCTGAACTTGGATTTGCCTTTTTGTAATCTGCAATCGGTTTTCTCCAATAGTCAATTGACGGTCGATCATGATATCGATGACGCCGTGCAGAGAGCAGGGTAGGTGACCATGAGATACAATCATTTGACAGTCAATTCACACTACTCTCTCGTGATCACCTACACTACTCTCTGTGCGGCGGTCATCGATTTCATGATCACCTACACTACTCTCTGTGCGGCGGTCATCGATTTCTTGATCACCTACACTGCTCTCTGTGGGATTGTTGGTCGATAAAATACTTGACGCACTTGTGCAATTTGTTTGACGCAATTTGGTGCTATTATAGGGGGCATGATGAAGCCCACATCTCAGAAGGCATGCTTGAAAATAATAGCGAATGTTATGAAAGAAAGCTTGTGCTAATGAGTTCCTCAGCAATGAAACGCATAATATGCCAGAAAAGCTGCAATTGCTTCTTCTTGTTCCTGCAAAATAATGGACAAAGTTATAAATAGTTTTTATAATGCATTCAAGTACATATCTCTAGAGGTCTTGCTATCCAATTTATTTGGTTGTGTAGAGTATttgagagatgaaaactatatttcTCTTTCAATTGgataatttaaaaaatgaaatcaaaaaaaaaattatattaagcaTAAAATTTGAAGCTATACCCTAGTTACCCGAGCCTAGGCCAATGTTGTACGCTTTAtagtaaagttttttttttaatgcatggatgcaattaaatatatattttattcaaCAGATCTCTCTCTGATATGAGATTTAATAGATCATATAGACGAGAGTTTTCACACAAtgtttcacaaaaccctaatttcatATTAAAAATAATACTTTTGAATACAGCACATCGATTAAtgcaaagagagagaaaaagacaaTTATCAAAAACCTTATATTCAGTAATCCAACCACTACGCAGCCACTCAGGGATCTCGTCCACAACTCTCCTCCTCCGTAATGGAGGAGAGCACCTTCCTTCTCTCGCAAACACTGCTCTCTATTTTAATTCAAATTTCCGTGGCTTTGGTGGCTACTTTTCGACCACAACAATACCCCAACAAAATTCTTTTATTAAGATGCAGAGAAAATAATTTAAAGTTTTTCAGTTAGAGAAATCTACTGCAGAATGCTTTCAAAACCTATCGTTCCCTTCTCCTTTCCGCATGGCATAAAGATGAGTTAGCATAGAGCTTTATATTTTCGCATGGCATAAAGATGAGTTAGCATATGAGCTTTATATTACaatgatttttggaaaaaaataattaatgcattaaaaataaaagaaatataataCTAATCTCTATTGACTTCCATCTTTCATGTAGTAGACACACTTCCATTGTTTGTGCTGTCCACCTGCTGCTTTCCTAGATCTATTGAAGTTTTTCATTGTCATATTCCTACAACATAAAATTTCTGAACACACTTTTTAGGCCTAACCCACAAGTTGGCACCTCCTAGGCCATTCAAACAAGTGAAGGCCATGAGGTAGATGAGGAAACATTATAAAAAATTGATGGTTGGAGtaaaataaatagttgaatggcTAAATTGAAACTACTCAAAAGTAGATAGTGGGAAAGTAGACAAAATAAATGATTTGAAACAAGCTATCCAATAGCTAAGAAGGttaggtaagagaaatattgttttgttttaAGGCGAAtgaatagtttcaattttcaaagagtTGCCTATCTTTGATCCAATGGTTACATGAGTAGTTAAGATTaccaaggagttgtttctataattttcaacTAAATTATGCTCTCTTGCAAATACGTGATCCAATAGTTAAGAATTGTAAGCAAGagaaatgttattttatttttagaaaaatcaataacttcaattttcaaagattttcttatttgtgatccaatggttacataagATACTTActattttcaaaaagttgtttctataatttgaCTCTAAACTTATGTCTTATGGCAAAATAAGTGATCCAATGGTTAAGAAGGGTATGCACGAGAAATATATTTTAAGATTTctaaggagttgtttctataatttccCATCAAACTTGTGCCCCATAGCAAATAAGTGATCTaatagttaagaagggtaggtGAGAGaactttcctttttgttttgtttttaaaagcAAATTAATAGTTTTGATTTTCAAAGATTTGCTTATCttgtgatccaatggttacataggATAGTTAAAACTTTCAAGAAgttttttctataatttttcacTAAACTTATGTCATATGGCAAATAAGTGATCCAATGGTCAAGAAGGGTAgataagagaaatattattttatttttaagctgAATCAATGGTTCCAAATTTCAAAGAGCTGCCTATTTCATGATTTAATGGTTACATAGGGTTTCTTGTTTCTATACTTTTTCACTAAACTTATGCCTCGTGGCAAATAAGTGACccatggttatatatatatatatatatatataaaattttcaaGGGTATGTTTGTTATCATATAATTGTTCAATCAAAACATCAGTATAGATATGTTAAATAAATTTATATGAAAGATGTAGAAATATATtactttcatttttcatattagatTTACTACAACAATTAGATAAGTATCTTGAGGTCTAAGTATCTTGAGGTTGATATCTTTATAGCATATCTTAGACAGATGTGTTTAATACATTCATAccattttattgtatatttctagtTAAAAAAATGAATGCTTGACATTTACATGATTATCAATTTTATAATAACTATGTTTTATCCACTCATTCTATTGCCCCATTCATAGCATTATAAATATTCTTATTCACCTAAACATTGACAtgaataaaattattttgttaatataaaaaatattaaaatttacacTACTATAAGTATTTAGATTTATATtatcaaataataaatataaatgataaaCTAATGTTATGTGTGTTTATATGTCTCGATATCATGTTTATTCAATATTTCATATAAAAATTGGAACTGTCGTGATGGCCCGTTGGTCCGCCTCCTTCAAGCAGTCAACCGTCGGCAGTGGTGTACCCTCCAATATTCAATGCTCCTTGACTTTTGGCTTTACTGGTGTGTGGCCATCGTTAGGGCATGAGGAGAAAGGAGAATTTTTTCTATGGTCGAGCGAAGCGGGGAAAGGATGCGAAGAATGCCCTTTGGCGATGCCCTGTTCTAAATGGGAAACATGACTTTCTGCCTCCCTCCTTCACACAAGATGATGATCAAAGGCTTTCAGCGTGCTTGGAGGGTGGGGTTAATGTAGATTTAGGGAAGGGGCTTGTGAAGGAAGGTCGATTCTGAAAACCCTAATCTGGCCTCTGACCAAAACCCTACAAAAAACTTCAAAGCAGCATTGTGTATGGATTTCAAGACCTCAAGTATGGTTGATAAATCTCTTACGCTCCATCACTCCTGCAGGTAGTCAGAACTCTCATTTTCCTAtttgtacctctttatctactccAGAAATTTGTCTGGATGAATTAGCTTTGGATAGGGAAGGTTTTTTAATGGATCATGCTTTGACTTGTCGCTTTACAAAGACATGGCTAAAATTGTGTGATTTGCATGCTTGGGCTACTGAAAGTTGGAAGGAATTTCTGGTAGGAAAGGTCAATATTTTCCTGTGTGTAAAAGGTTTCTTTATTTTGGACccagaaagaaaagaaaatgatgctAAAGAATGGCCCTTGGACTTGCCAAGGggatttttttttgtgtgtatgaAGCATTGGTTTCCAGATTTTGACCCACGAACAGAAATTTTTAATTCTGCACTTTTGTGGGTAAGACTTCCATATCTTCCCATTCAATTTTGGGAACTGATCTGTCTCAAGGCCATTGGGAATGGTCTTGGTGGGTATCATTGCTCCTCCATTGAAACCATCAACTATCAAAATTCAACGTGTGCTCATGTCTCTGTGGAAATAGATCTGGACAAGGGCCTTCCAACTGAGATTTTACTAAAGGTGGGCACCAGATGTAGGAAACAGCTAGTGGATTTTGAGAAAATACCTTTTAGATGTGGGGTCTGCTTTTCAACAAAACATTCAACATCACACTGCCAAAAAAACCTCACTCTAGGAGCTCCCATGTCTCtagtaagccgacatggtggattggtGTTGAAGCTCAATATTACATCATTTCTCCTAATGCTTCCAATCTGTCAACTCGATCTCATCTTTCTTCAAAGGTCAAGGTTTCCCCTACTTCTAATGAGTGTCCTCCTTCTCTTTTGAACCCCCGGTTGGAGTAGACACTGGTGGTAAAACCCCTTTGTTCAGTGGTTGATTCAGCGCAAAGGAACTCAGAGCCGGGGAATCCCCCCGAGTGTTTGGATATTGCAGGTAAAAAGGGTGGGGCAAACTATGTTGTTGGAGAAAGCAACAACCGGGATTGGATGGACTAAGGTGAAGAGGAGGAAGCACATCACATAGAATCAGAAATCTTTTTGTTCTTCtgaaaaagagaaaaatgaatcaactTAGTTTGTATTGTAGCCCTTCGAGCTGATCTGTTGTTGCTAGGTGTAAggatacactaatacatttggggtcaaattctgatggaggtttccgacgtacaaggagcattgtgtgaaaatttgcattttattaaaaaaaaaaaacacaacgcattttcattttgaaagcaaaccgatcGAAGCAAGCGGCGACCGttttgcctccctgccccccccaccCCTCgtcgg from Cryptomeria japonica chromosome 3, Sugi_1.0, whole genome shotgun sequence harbors:
- the LOC131037306 gene encoding uncharacterized protein LOC131037306; amino-acid sequence: MQVSDLRNRVLIGTRRSNCSFSGILCVSLLRNSLAQAFFHNIRYYFQACLLRCGLHHAPYNSTKLRQTNCTSASSILSTNNPTESSVGDQEIDDRRTESSVGDHEIDDRRTESSVGDHERVV